A window of Rhododendron vialii isolate Sample 1 chromosome 13a, ASM3025357v1 contains these coding sequences:
- the LOC131314563 gene encoding uncharacterized protein LOC131314563 — MNYPKLRFQSLNCLISLCKTLAISGIFLYLTLVIFFTQSNWSASGFYSPLQHIFAASRTTPPPPHGNSPTNISHLVFGLVGSVKTCRHRKAYIESWWRPNVTRGYLYLDTAPTEELLPWSAASPQFRVSDDISKIAIKESRHVGVRVAHAILEVYREGDQGVRWYVMGDDDSIFFVDNWVDVLAKYDHTKYIYIGGQSETLRTDFKFAFDQGFGGAGFALSYPLISAMAKDFEGCLKRYPYLVTSDSLTKYCVDELGVPFSAERGIHQLDLHGDISGLLSSHPQAPLMSLHHFDNLAPIFPSMDRFQSTYHLMKSAKVDHSRLLQQTICYHKPTNWSFSVSWGYSAHIYEKVIPRTLLKRPLETFQPWSKGLAPPFFPFNTRLRLSFFDPCDAPHVFFMESVENLGGNQIVSTYVRFGSRRLPTCSFSGNHSADYISKVQVLSPTTKLIQMDRSECCDIIQAGDKNIAEVKYRTCMDDDILG; from the exons ATGAATTATCCCAAACTCAGATTTCAATCTCTTAATTGCCTGATAAGTCTATGCAAAACCCTCGCAATCTCAGGGATATTTCTGTACTTAACCTTGGTAATCTTCTTCACCCAATCCAACTGGTCAGCTTCTGGGTTCTACTCCCCCTTGCAACACATATTTGCAGCTTCCCGAACTACCCCTCCTCCTCCCCATGGTAATTCTCCTACCAACATCAGCCACCTTGTTTTTGGACTAGTGGGTTCCGTCAAGACATGTAGACACAGAAAGGCTTACATAGAATCGTGGTGGCGCCCGAATGTGACGCGTGGATACTTGTACCTCGACACCGCCCCCACGGAGGAGCTCCTCCCTTGGTCCGCGGCATCTCCACAGTTCCGTGTCTCCGATGACATCTCCAAAATAGCAATAAAAGAGTCGAGACACGTGGGGGTTCGGGTAGCGCACGCCATTTTGGAGGTTTATAGAGAGGGAGATCAAGGAGTACGATG GTATGTGATGGGAGACGATGACTCAATCTTCTTCGTTGACAATTGGGTAGATGTTCTAGCAAAATATGATCACACTAAGTATATATACATCGGCGGGCAGTCAGAGACTCTTCGAACAGACTTTAAGTTCGCCTTTGATCAGGGATTTGGTGGTGCTGGATTCGCATTGAGTTACCCTTTGATTTCAGCTATGGCGAAAGATTTCGAAGGTTGTCTCAAGCGATATCCATACTTGGTTACATCTGACTCGTTGACTAAGTATTGTGTTGATGAGCTTGGTGTTCCTTTCTCTGCTGAGAGAGGTATTCATCAG CTGGATCTTCATGGGGACATATCGGGGCTTCTATCATCTCATCCACAAGCACCGTTGATGTCTCTCCACCACTTTGACAACTTGGCCCCAATCTTTCCCTCCATGGATCGTTTTCAGTCTACATACCACCTAATGAAATCTGCTAAAGTGGACCATTCGCGGCTGCTCCAACAAACCATATGCTACCACAAGCCAACCAACTGGTCCTTTTCAGTCTCATGGGGCTACTCTGCACATATTTACGAGAAG GTTATCCCCAGAACCCTTTTGAAGAGGCCACTGGAGACATTTCAGCCTTGGTCGAAGGGCTTGGCGCCACCATTTTTCCCATTCAACACGCGTCTGCGCCTGTCATTCTTTGATCCATGTGATGCGCCTCATGTTTTCTTCATGGAGTCCGTCGAGAATCTTGGAGGAAACCAAATCGTTTCAACTTACGTTCGGTTTGGATCACGACGCTTACCGACTTGTTCATTTAGTGGCAACCATTCTGCTGACTACATCTCCAAGGTTCAAGTCTTGTCACCAACGACGAAACTCATTCAG atggATCGAAGTGAATGCTGCGACATTATACAAGCGGGTGACAAAAACATAGCTGAGGTCAAATACAGGACTTGCATGGATGATGATATACTTGGTTGA
- the LOC131314129 gene encoding uncharacterized protein LOC131314129 has product MNPRLRCPSLNCLISLGKTLAISGIFLYLTFVIFFPQSYWSASEFFSPLQQVFAPSQTTPPPHDDSPAATNISHLVFGLVGSLKAWRHRKAYIESWWRLNVTRGYLYLDTAPTEELLPWSAASPPLRVSDDISKLVQESGHVAPIMVRMVHAILEIYREGDQGVRWYVMGDDDSIFFVDNWVDVLAKYNHTKYVYIGGHSETLRSNFLFSFDQGFGGAGFALSYPLVSAMVKDLEGCLKRYPNLTSADLMTQYCVDELGVPLSAERGIHQIDLKGDISGFLSSHPQAPLMSLHHFDRVDPIFPSMDRFQSANHLMKSAKVDQSRLLQQTICYHKPTNWSFSVSWGYSTHICEKVIPRTILKRPLETFRPWGRA; this is encoded by the exons TCTCTTAATTGCCTGATAAGTCTAGGCAAAACCCTAGCAATCTCAGGGATATTTCTGTACTTAACCTTCGTAATCTTCTTCCCCCAATCCTACTGGTCAGCTTCGGAGTTCTTCTCCCCCTTGCAACAAGTATTTGCACCTTCCCAAACTACCCCTCCTCCCCATGATGATTCTCCGGCGGCCACCAACATTAGCCACCTTGTTTTTGGACTGGTGGGTTCCCTCAAAGCATGGAGACACAGAAAGGCTTACATAGAATCGTGGTGGCGCCTGAACGTGACGCGCGGATACCTATACCTAGACACCGCCCCCACGGAGGAGCTCCTCCCTTGGTCGGCCGCATCTCCACCGCTCCGTGTCTCCGATGACATCTCCAAATTAGTGCAAGAGTCGGGACATGTGGCGCCTATCATGGTTCGGATGGTGCACGCGATTTTGGAGATTTATAGAGAGGGAGATCAAGGAGTGAGATG GTATGTGATGGGAGACGATGACTCAATCTTCTTTGTTGACAATTGGGTGGATGTTCTGGCAAAATACAATCACACTAAGTACGTATACATTGGCGGGCATTCGGAGACTCTTCGATCAAActttttgttctcatttgaTCAGGGATTCGGTGGTGCTGGTTTCGCATTGAGTTACCCTTTGGTTTCAGCAATGGTGAAAGATTTGGAAGGTTGTCTCAAGAGATATCCAAACTTGACTTCAGCTGACTTGATGACTCAGTATTGTGTTGATGAGCTTGGTGTTCCTCTCTCTGCTGAGAGAGGCATTCATCAG ATAGATCTTAAGGGGGACATATCAGGGTTTCTATCATCTCATCCACAAGCACCATTGATGTCCCTCCACCACTTTGACAGGGTGGACCCAATCTTTCCCTCCATGGATCGTTTTCAGTCTGCGAACCACCTAATGAAATCTGCCAAAGTGGACCAGTCGCGGCTACTCCAACAAACCATCTGCTACCACAAGCCAACCAACTGGTCCTTCTCTGTCTCATGGGGCTACTCTACACATATTTGCGAGAAG GTTATCCCCAGAACAATTTTGAAGAGGCCACTGGAGACATTTAGGCCTTGGGGAAGGGCTTGA